The genomic window GCGAACCGTTAGGCTGTGAACAGGTTCGTCGGCGCGTCGTTGCAGCGCGCCCACAACTGCACAGTGACCACCGTTCGGAGGTGTCGGATGCCAGCCCCGCAGGCGATGCGCTCCCGGATCGTCGCGTTGGTCGAACCCGTGGTCAACGCGGCCGGCTACGACCTCGAGGAAGTGTCGGTCAACCAGGCCGGCCGCCGCACCGTGGTGCGGGTGGTGGTCGACGCCGACGGCGGCATCACGCTGGACGACATCGCCGAGGTCTCGCGGAGCGTCTCGGCCGCGCTGGATGACGACGACGACTCGTTCGGGTCCAGCCCGTACACGCTCGAGGTGACGTCACCCGGCGTCGACCGGCCGCTGACCGAGCCGCGGCACTGGCGGCGGAACGTCGGCCGGCTCGTCAAGGTGAGCCTGGGCGGGCGCAGCCTGACCGCGCGCATCACCGCGGTCGACGAGAACGGCGTTCACCTCACCGACGACAAGGGCGTGCAGACCGCCTCCTTCGCGGAGGTCGGCCCGGGCAAGGTCCAGGTCGAGTTCGCCCGCCCCAAGGAAGACCAACCAGAGACAAAAGGAGGAGACCAGTGAATATCGACATCGCAGCCCTGCGCGCGGTCGAGCGGGAGCGTGAGATCTCCTTCGACACGATCATCGAAGCGATCGAGACCGCGCTGCTCACCGCGTACAAGCACACCGGCCACACGCACGCCGACGCGCGGGTCGAGGTCAACCGCAAGACCGGCGCCGCCACCGTCTGGGCGGCCGAGCGCGACGACGAGGGCACGATCCTCCGCGAGTACGACGACACCCCCGACGACTTCGGCCGGATCGCGACGATGACCGCGAAGCAGGTCATCCTGCAGCGGCTCCGCGACGCCCAGGACGAGATGACGTTCGGCGAGTTCGCCAGCCGCGAGGGCGAGGTCGTCGCCGGCGTGATCCAGGCCCACGAGTCCCGGGCCGAGCGCGGCATCGTGTCGGTGAGCCTGGGCAAGATCGAGGCGACGCTTCCGCCGGCCGAGCAGGTCCCGGGCGAGAACTACCAGCACGGCGCCCGCATCAAGGCGCTCGTCGTCCACGTCGCCAAGGGCATGCGCGGGCCGCAGGTCACGCTGAGCCGCACCCACCCCAACCTGGTCCGGAAGCTCTTCGCTCTCGAGGTGCCCGAGATCGCCGACGGCACGGTCGAGATTGCCGCGGTCGCCCGCGAGGCCGGGCACCGCTCGAAGATCGCCGTGCGCGCGACGATCCCCGGCGTCAACCCGAAGGGCGCCTGCATCGGGCCGCTCGGGGCCCGCGTCCGGGCGGTGATGAGCGAGCTGCACGGCGAGAAGATCGACATCGTCGACTGGGCCGACGACCCGGCCCGGTTCGTCGCCAACG from Cryptosporangium phraense includes these protein-coding regions:
- the rimP gene encoding ribosome maturation factor RimP, translating into MPAPQAMRSRIVALVEPVVNAAGYDLEEVSVNQAGRRTVVRVVVDADGGITLDDIAEVSRSVSAALDDDDDSFGSSPYTLEVTSPGVDRPLTEPRHWRRNVGRLVKVSLGGRSLTARITAVDENGVHLTDDKGVQTASFAEVGPGKVQVEFARPKEDQPETKGGDQ
- the nusA gene encoding transcription termination factor NusA, with the translated sequence MNIDIAALRAVEREREISFDTIIEAIETALLTAYKHTGHTHADARVEVNRKTGAATVWAAERDDEGTILREYDDTPDDFGRIATMTAKQVILQRLRDAQDEMTFGEFASREGEVVAGVIQAHESRAERGIVSVSLGKIEATLPPAEQVPGENYQHGARIKALVVHVAKGMRGPQVTLSRTHPNLVRKLFALEVPEIADGTVEIAAVAREAGHRSKIAVRATIPGVNPKGACIGPLGARVRAVMSELHGEKIDIVDWADDPARFVANALSPAQVKSVEVVDLENRSARVTVPDFQLSLAIGKEGQNARLAARLTGWRIDIHSDAEGAAPAVTGEPDEAPASTVGEPDASVPGSAG